The Actinoplanes sp. N902-109 genomic interval ACCGGTGGCCTGTTCGGCTCCGGGCCCGGTGCGGGCTCGCCGGGGTTCGTACCCGAGGTGCACACCGACTTCATCTTCGCCGGCATGGGCGAGGAGATCGGGCTGTTCGGCCTGTCCGCCCTGCTCGTGGTGTATCTGCTGATCGTCGAGCGGGGTCTGCGAGCGGCCATCCTGGTGCGTGACTCGTTCGGCAAGCTGGTTGCCGGTGGCCTGGCGTTCACCCTGGGTTTGCAGGTCTTCGTCATTCTGGGTGGGATCACCGGGCTGATCCCGCTGACCGGTCAGACGACGCCGTTCCTGTCCGCCGGTGGCTCGTCGCTGATGGCCAACTGGCTGCTCATCGCGATGCTGCTGCGGATCTCCGACGCCGCTCGCAGCCCCGCCGCGGGTGGCCCGGCCGCCCCGACCGGACCCAAGCAACCCCCTGCCCAACTGCACGGCGCCATGACGGAGGTGATCAAGCCGTGAACGCTCCCCTGCGCAAAGCCGGCGTGGTCATCTTCGTCCTGTTCGGACTGCTGTTCGCCAACTTGAACTGGGTGCAGGCCTACAAGGCCGACGATTACCGGACCAACGACCACAACGGCCGGGTCCGCGTCGCCGAGTACAAGATCCCTCGCGGCACGATCGAGGTCGACGGTCAGGCGGTGGCCGAGAGCAAGGCGACCGACGACACGTACAAGTACCTGCGCACCTATCCGGAGAAGCAGGTCTACTCGCAGATCATCGGGTACAAGGGCGTCAACCTGGCCGAGACCGGCATCGAGCGCAGCGAGAACGAGTTCCTCTCCGGGGCCAGCGACAAGCTGTTCGCCGACCGGGTCAGCGCGATGTTCACCGGTGAGCAGAGCGGCGGCGGCAACGTCGTGCTGACGGTGAAGTCCAAGGCGCAGGAAGTCGCCTGGAAGCAGATGACCAACAACCAGCGCGGCGCCGACAAGGGTTCCGCCATCGCGATCGACCCGCGCACCGGGGCGATCCAGGCCATGGTCTCGATGCCCAGCTACGACCCCAACCCGCTGGCCAGCCACGACACCGAGGCCGCGGCGGCGGCGTTCAAGAAGCTGAACGCGGACAAGGACAAGCCGCTGCTCAACCGGGGTACGGCGGAGACCTACCCGCCCGGTTCGACGTTCAAGGTCATCGTGTCGGCGGCGGCGTTGCGGGCGGGCAAGACGCAGGAGACCGAGATCCAGGCCGGCTCGGAGTACACCGCTCCCGGCTCCGGCGCGCCGATCCACAACGCCGAGGCCGAGACCTGCCCCAGTTCGCAGGTCACCCTCAAGGAGGCGCTGACCGACAGCTGCAACACCGGCTTCGCGCGGCTCGGCGTCGAGCTGGGCGCTGACAAGATCAAGAAAGAGGCCCAGGCCTGGGGCTTCGAGCAGGACGACCTGACCGTGGGTGACCTCACCGACGGCGGGCTGAGCGTCGCGGCCAGCCACACCGGCGCCATTCAGAACCCGGACGGCAGCACCGACCAGGCCGCCCTGGCCCAGTCCTCGATCGGCCAGAAGGACGTCCGGATGACCACGCTGCAGGGCGCCCTGATGGCGGCCACCGTGGCCAACGGCGGCAAGCAGATGCGGCCCTACCTGGTCCAGCAGCTGCTCAGCCCCGACCGGCGCCCGATCTACAACGCCAACCCCAAGGAACTGCGCACGCCGGTCAGCAGCGACATCGCGACCGATCTCAAGGAGATGATGTTCAGCGTCGTCGAGAACGGCACCGGTCAGCGCGCGCAGATCAGCGGTTATCAGGTCGGCGGCAAGACCGGGACGGCGCAGAACGCCGAGGGGGCCGACCCGCACGGCTGGTTCATCGGCTTCGCCTTCAACGACAAGGGGCAGGCAGTCTCGGCCGTATGCGTCATGCTGGAGAACGTGTCCGGCGGCCATGCGAGCGCCGAGGCTGCCCGCATCGCCGGGCTCATCATGAAGGCCGCGGCCGGCGGGGGAGGGGACTGACATGATCAGCCCTGGGGTGACCCTCGGTGGCCGCTACCGTCTGGACGAGCGGATCGCCGGCGGCGGCATGGGGGACGTCTGGCGCGGCACCGACGAGGTGCTCGGCCGGACGGTTGCCGTCAAGATCCTGCTGCCCGCGCTGCTGGACGAGCCCGGCTTCGCCGAGCGCTTCCGCGGCGAGGCCCGGACCATGGCGACCATCAACCACCCCGGGGTGGTCGATGTCTACGACTACGGCAGCGACCAGCAACTGGCCTTCCTCGTAATGGAGTACGTCGAGGGTGACGCCTTGTCGCGCACGCTCGGCCGGGTCGGGCGGCTGACGCCGGCCCGGACCATGGCGCTGGTCGCGCAGGCCGCGGACGCGCTGCAGGCCGCGCACGCGAACGGCATCGTGCACCGCGACGTCAAACCCGGCAACCTGCTGGTACGGCCGAACGGCACCCTGGTGCTCACCGACTTCGGCATCGCCCGGTCGGCTCTGGTGGGCCAGCTGACGGTGGCCGGCTCGGTGCTGGGCACGGCGTCGTACATCTCGCCCGAACAGGCCTCCGGTGCGGTGGCGACGGCCGCGTCGGATGTGTACGCGCTGGGTGTCGTCGCCTATCAGTGCCTCTCCGGGCACCGCCCGTTCGACGGCGCGACGCCGATCGAGATCGCGATGAAGCACGTCCGGGACCATCCGCGCCCGCTGCCCGCGGACATCCCGCCGTCGGTGCGCGCGATCGTCGACCGGGCGATGGCCAAGGACCCGGCCGCGCGCTGGCCCACGGCCTCCGCGATGGCCGCGGTCGCCCGGCAGGCTGCCGCCTCGCTGACCACCCAGGTGCACCAGCCCGCGGCCAACGGCTCGGCCCCGATGATCCGGCCGCAGTCCGGCGGCGGGGCGATGAACATGCCGCAGTCCGGAGCTCCGGTGAACGGCAGCCGGCCCTATTCGGGAGCGCCCAGCTCCGGGCCGCCGGTGCCCGGGTCGGGTGCGGCCCGGCCGCCGTATCCGCCGGTGCCCCGGCCGGTCTCCGGTGCGCAGGGCGCTCGCGGTGCCGCGTCGGTGCCGCCGCTGCAGCAGCAGCCCTATCGGCACCCCTCGGCGCCGCCGATGGGTCACCCGCAGATGGCGCCGGCCAAGTCGACCGACGGTTCGGGCGGACGTCAGGTCCTCATCGTGCTCGCCGTGGTGCTGGCGCTGCTGGTGCTGCTCTGCGCGGGTGTGATTTCTTTCCTCCTCAAGGAGGGCAACGGCAACTCCGCCCTGGGCGCGGCCGATCAACGAGCGGCGTCGGCGTCGTACCGTCTTACGCAGCAGGCCGGCAACCCGCCCGGCCCGGCTCCCGCGACCGATATCCCCGCGACCGAAGGACGACAGACGTTATGACGGCGCAGGCCCGCCTGCTCGGTGGCAGGTATCAGGTCGGCGAGCTGCTGGGTTACGGCGGTATGGCCGAGGTGCACAAGGGGCGCGACCTCCGGCT includes:
- a CDS encoding penicillin-binding protein 2; the protein is MNAPLRKAGVVIFVLFGLLFANLNWVQAYKADDYRTNDHNGRVRVAEYKIPRGTIEVDGQAVAESKATDDTYKYLRTYPEKQVYSQIIGYKGVNLAETGIERSENEFLSGASDKLFADRVSAMFTGEQSGGGNVVLTVKSKAQEVAWKQMTNNQRGADKGSAIAIDPRTGAIQAMVSMPSYDPNPLASHDTEAAAAAFKKLNADKDKPLLNRGTAETYPPGSTFKVIVSAAALRAGKTQETEIQAGSEYTAPGSGAPIHNAEAETCPSSQVTLKEALTDSCNTGFARLGVELGADKIKKEAQAWGFEQDDLTVGDLTDGGLSVAASHTGAIQNPDGSTDQAALAQSSIGQKDVRMTTLQGALMAATVANGGKQMRPYLVQQLLSPDRRPIYNANPKELRTPVSSDIATDLKEMMFSVVENGTGQRAQISGYQVGGKTGTAQNAEGADPHGWFIGFAFNDKGQAVSAVCVMLENVSGGHASAEAARIAGLIMKAAAGGGGD
- a CDS encoding serine/threonine-protein kinase, which encodes MISPGVTLGGRYRLDERIAGGGMGDVWRGTDEVLGRTVAVKILLPALLDEPGFAERFRGEARTMATINHPGVVDVYDYGSDQQLAFLVMEYVEGDALSRTLGRVGRLTPARTMALVAQAADALQAAHANGIVHRDVKPGNLLVRPNGTLVLTDFGIARSALVGQLTVAGSVLGTASYISPEQASGAVATAASDVYALGVVAYQCLSGHRPFDGATPIEIAMKHVRDHPRPLPADIPPSVRAIVDRAMAKDPAARWPTASAMAAVARQAAASLTTQVHQPAANGSAPMIRPQSGGGAMNMPQSGAPVNGSRPYSGAPSSGPPVPGSGAARPPYPPVPRPVSGAQGARGAASVPPLQQQPYRHPSAPPMGHPQMAPAKSTDGSGGRQVLIVLAVVLALLVLLCAGVISFLLKEGNGNSALGAADQRAASASYRLTQQAGNPPGPAPATDIPATEGRQTL